The DNA segment ATTTCATTTTTTCAGCAGATATAAAGTGAACAGGTTTACCGGATAATGGTTCAATGCAAAGGTTTCCAGTGTCCGAGTATGAGGTAAGTTGAAATTCTTTTTGAAATAAGCTAATCGTCACTTGACCCATATAAGAATCTTTAATTGCGGTTAAATTAATACGAAACCAATTCTTTTTAACCCCTGATAAACTAAAAACTAAAACACTTCCGGCAATCACTACGAATACATACCAACTGGCATTTGCTAAGAGCGGTTGAATTACTGTTAATAGACCACCGGCAAACAAAGCACCAATCAATATGTTTGCGGCTGCAAGTAACCAATTTGATCGATTCAACCCAAATGCAATTGTTGTCATAAAAATAAATGTAACTACAATTGAAAAGAAACTCCCTCCAAACAGGACGATACTTACTCCACCTAAAAATGCACTGATCCATAAACGCCAAGATTTTTGGTGAAATGAACCCATTTTGTTTGAAAAAGAAAGCAATGAAAAATTAATCAAAGTATTAATCGAAATCAAAACTTCAGCATACATTTTCTCACCTCCTATAATTACGGTAACACTTATCCAATGCAAAACCTGTCATTTCTTGTATCATTATTGAAAAAATCTACGACAAAAAAGCCCATCTCTTGTAGCGTTTGAGCTACTAGAAATGGGCTTATTAATGCAATTCACGTTCACTTTCCAGTGTTAGAGCAGAGCTAAAATCGTCTACTACACTGTTATGAACTAGTTCCTTTTTTGACGATTACGTAAGAACGTAGGGATATCTAATGTTTCCTCATGTTGTGGAGTTTGTTGCTCTCTTCGAGTTGGTTCTGGTTGTTGATATGAAGGAGCTTCTTCACGTCTTGATTCACGAGTTGGTGCTTGTTGTTGTTGCTGTGGTGCCGCTTGTTGAGAACGACCTGCACCAAATCCGCTACTTCGAGTAGGACGTGGAGTGGGTACAACATCGTTGAAACCAGTGGCAATTACTGTCACAATAATTTCATCTTTTAAATTATCATTTATTACAGAACCAAAAATCATGTTTACATCTTCATCAGATGCTGAAGCAACAATGTCAGCAGCTTCTTGAACTTCAAATAAACTTAAGTTTGACCCACCAGTGATATTCATTAAGACCCCTTTTGCTCCGTCAATTGACGTTTCAAGAAGTGGACTTGAAATAGCTTTTTTCGCAGCTTCAGCAGCTCGGTTTTCACCAGTTGAAATACCAATACCCATAAGTGCTGACCCTTTGTTTGACATGATTGTTTTCACATCAGCAAAGTCTAAGTTAATTAGTCCAGGAACTGCAATTAAATCTGAAATACCTTGAACACCTTGACGAAGTACATTATCCGCTTCGCGGAATGCTTCTAACATAGGCGTATTTTTATCGACAATTTCAAGTAATCGATCATTTGGAATGACGATTAATGTATCAATTGCTTCTTTCATAGCTGTGATACCAGTCATTGCTTGGGTCGAGCGTTTACGACCTTCAAAAGTGAATGGACGGGTAACTACACCAACTGTTAAAGCACCAATCTCACGTGCGATTTGAGCGATCACAGGTGCAGCGCCAGTTCCAGTTCCACCACCCATACCAGCAGTCACAAATACCATGTCAGCTCCTCGTAAAGCTTCTTCAATTTGTTCTTTACTTTCTTCAGCTGCTTTTTTACCAACCTCAGGATTTGCTCCAGCCCCAAGTCCACGTGTTAATTTTGCACCAATTTGTAACTTCACTGGTGATTTTGATAAATTCAATGCTTGTGCATCTGTATTTACTGCAATAAATTCTACACCTTTTACGCCGTGTTCAATCATACGGTTCACAGCGTTATTTCCGCCACCACCGACACCAATTACTTTGATAACGGCAAGTTGATCTAAACTTGTATCAAACTCTAACATCGCATTTCCTCCTTAAATCACAAATAGTCATTACATGTATTATTCAAAAAACTTATCGATGAACTTTCGAGCTTTCCCCATTACACTTTCTTTGTCTTCATCTTTTGGATTACTTTGCTTTTGTTTTTTAGGTGTTGCTGTACTTTGTTCAGCTTTTTTTGATTGACCAAGCGCATTCCCACCTAATCGGTTAAAGAATTGATCTTCCTTATGAGCGTAACGTATTAAGCCAACCGCTGTCGCGTATCCAGGCTCACGTACACCTATATACTCCGGAGTGTAAAGTCTTACACGAGTTTGTAAAATATGGCGAGCTAATTGTGAAAGTCCCTCTAATTTTGCAACTCCACCAGTAATAACTACTCCACCAGGTAAATCTTGAATGCCCATGCGATAGAATTCTTCTAATACTAATTCAAACAACTCTTCTAAACGAACACCTATAATTTCAGATATATATCTCTGACTATATTGTTCTTTTATATCTGCACCAATTACAGGAACTTCAAACAATTCATCGTCAGATGCATCGTCGTAAAAGGCATGTCCATATTGATGTTTAATTTTTTCAGCTTGCTCTGTTGGTGTTTTCAAGACAATAGATAAGTCTTTGGTCAAATGATCTCCGCCGACAGGCAACACGGAAATATTTGTTAAATGACCGTCTTGGAAAATACCAATTGTTGTTGATCCTCCACCAATATCAATAAATGCAGTACCATGATTTTTTTCATCTTCTGATAAGGCAAAATATCCAGAAGCGAGAGGTTGCATATAAATTTCACGAATTTGAAGACCTGCCCGCTCAACACAACGCAAAACATTATGTAAGATTGTTTTTGATGTCGTCAACATCGTTCCATCCATCTCTAAGCGGATACCAATCATGCCACGTGGATCTTTAATTTCATCTAAGTGATCCACAATAAATTGTTTTGGCACCAGATTAACTAATTCTCTTTCGGGTGGAATTGACATTACTTGAGCTGAATCTATTACTCTTTCTAAATCTTCATCGGTAATTTCACGATTCTCACTATTTACTGCCACCACGCCTTTTACATGTTGCAACATGGCTTGATTAGCAGGTATTCCTAATACTACTTCGTTTATAGACATTCCGATCATTCGTTCAGCTTGATCAATAGCTTTTTTTATTGACTGCACGGTTGCATCTATATCAACAATTGCACCTTTACGAATCCCATTTGACTTCACATTTCCTACGCCAATCACATTTAAGGTTCCGTTCGCCATTTCTCCGATAAGGACTTTAACTGATGAAGAACCAATATCAAGAGAAACATATAATTCTGTCTGATTCAATCCGAGGCACCTCCTTCAACAACTCTTTAATCATCATTCTATTGCATTCTATCAAGCTTGTCTAAGTAAAATCATTAAAAGTTGTAAATTTTCCTTCTATTCGACTGTTTTTTAGTCAATAGTCCCTTTTCTTTCCGTCCATTTTGTTAACAAGATCCGTCTAATAACTGCAATATTTTGGAATAGACGTACACCGAATGCAAAAATTGCGGCTAAATACAAGTCAACACCTAAGTGAACACCAAGAAAAGCTAGTCCTGCTGCAAGTGCAATATTAAAGAAAAATCCCGAAACAAATACTTTATCGTCATAAACATGTTGTAGTTGAGCGCGTATCCCTCCAAACAAAGTGTCTAGTGCTGCTAGGACCGCAATAGATAGATAGTTTTCATACACAGAAGGGATTTGAATATCAGTCAGTAATCCAAGTGATATCCCCAAGATTAAGCCAAGTAATGGTAGCCACATAAGTTAGTCCCCTTCCGATGTATTTTTTAAGTAATTATTTTTAAAAGTTTGATCGAATGCTGGAATTTTAATTTGATTTTGTGGTTCACCTATCGTTAAGTATAAATTATCAATAAAAAAGTCATCCATAATCATAGAAGATTGCAAATGATTGTAAAGTTTCTCTGCGTCTTCTGAGCTGTCTGTTCCGATTAGAATCTTAAAAGGTGGCGTTTGCACGTTAACACTATTGACAGTTGTTTCTCCATTGATATCTCGAATTGGCGAAGATTGGATAATTCGTTTGCCATCAATTGAAACATAGTGTCCATTGAAGCGATTAATTTCATTTAATAAACGAACAAGCAAATCTGGTGAAATACTCGTTACACTTTGACCAAATGCGACTGCTTCTAACGATGGTTCAATGATTAACTCTAACCCCGGACCAGTCACTTCGGTTAACCCAGCTTTTTCTCTTAATGTTGCCAGTGTATCATTTAATGCTCGTGCAGGACTTTCAGATTGTAAGTTGTCGTATTTCGTAATCATTTCGTTAATGTCACGAATTTTAGACAGCAACTCAGAGTGCAACTTTTTTTCAGTTGAAAGTTCTTGCCTGATTTCCCAAATATCACGAGTATCTCGTGATTCAGGTTTTTGTACAGTATTGTACTGAACAGCAATCATAAAGCCAACAATTAATAAGATAAACGTGAAGCGGGCATAAACACCTAGTTTCATTGAGCCGCTCCTTCCTTCCAAGTGCCAACTTTGTAACTGCTATTGAATATGTCTAGTTCCAAGCGCCACCCCACCCCTAAGCTTCAGAACCTCAGACGAAAGTAGCTTTCGTATCGGTTCTTCCAGCGCCGGGGTAGAGCTAGATGGCGCTTTACGCCTTTCAATGTTATAACGCGGGCATTTGTACTTTTGATTTTTTTTCAATTGTTACTACAATATTATCATTAACTAATTGGTCTAATACTCCACCTGTAAGTTGGAGTGATGGTACTAAAACTGATGGATCACCGATTGCTTCGATAATGAATGGTGCTGGAAATTGTTGTCCATCTACAGTAATAACAGGGCCGTTACATTTAATATACGAATTTGCATGAAGTCGTTGACCATTAATAGTGATCGCTTCTGCTCCTGATATTTTCAATTCATTTAACACTTGAAAGACATGACTTTCGTGGACGATATAGTCATTCGGATTAACTGATGCTGGATTATATTCTGCATCTTGAAGCTGCACTTTTACACCTTCACCTGTAGCCGGAAGCATGCCCATCAATAGTCGTAAATCTTCAGCCTCACCAACTAAACTCTCATATTGTTCTTCACTACCCGAAAGAGACTTTTCAATTTCTCTTACTTCAAGTTGTCTCGTTACTAGTTCATTCTCCAATTCTTTATTACGTTCTTTTTGGTGAATTAGATCTTCGCGATAGCTTTCCTCTTTTTCAAAGTACTTGCTACTGTCAGATACTCCACTTAGCTTCTTGCTGCTAGATAAACTATATGAATAAGCTAAAATAAAACCTAAAACTAAACAAACTAAGGAAAAAATAATACGTTTGTTGACAAGTGATCGAGTTTGTTTATTCTGGAGTTTCTTCAATTTCCTCCTCCTTAGCTTGCGGATTATACACATCTAAATATGTTTGGAAAAATGAACCCACTTCAATATCTATGACACCTTTTTCAGTTTTACCAATTTGTGCAATTATTGACGGGTAATAGTTCATTTTATCAGCAAATGACGAAATAACGGCTCTTACTTCATTTCCATCGTTCATAAATAGTCTAATGCGATAAGGATCTACTTCTGAAGGAGTAGATTCAATTTGAGATATCATGGATAATACTTCACCTTTTACTTTGGCAAGTTCTTTTACCATGCGCATTGTGATTTTTTGATTCTCAAAATCACTTAATAAAGGTGCATCCAGCGGTGCAATTGTCTGATCAGATTGAAACACTGAACCATTCTCAAGCACGATATCATAACCAGATTCTGATTGAATATACGCTGATTTTTTCCATTCTTTCACAACTATAGTTACGGAAGTGAATCCACTTCGTTTGACTCTCACATCTTGTATCCACTCGTTTTTTTGTAATTGTTTTTCCGAGTTGCTTGTCCTAACTTCCCACATTGATTGTCCATTTTGTATACCACTTTGTTCGATATAATCATCACTGGACGCTAAATCTGCTCCAATAACAACTATCTTTTGTACATGACTATACGGAGATTGAAAATAGAGGAGACCAAGTAAAGTTAGCAAGAAAATAACGAGTAATAACGTGAACTTGCGATTTGTTCTCTTTTTCCGCCGCTCCCTAAGCGTTGGTATTCGGTCTTCAATATCGATAATCTTATCCACGTTATTCACTCCTTTCATACTCTATATGTCTTTTGAAAAACGAAGAATGAGTCCTACTATTAGCCAAGTTGACAATAGTGAAGAACCACCATAACTTATAAAAGGCAAAGTCACTCCTGTCACAGGAAATAACCCAACGACAACACCAATATTTAAAAATATCTGGAAGCCAATCATGGACTGAAGTCCTGCTATTGCAAAAAAACCAACTTTTGTAGGCGCAAGAATAGCTAAACGGTAACCTGTGTATAAGAAAAGTATAAACAAACTAATAAGAATTAAGGCACCAAAAAATCCCATTTCCTCTACAATTATAGAGAAGATAAAATCATTTTGAGGTTCAGGTAAATATAAAAACTTTTGCCTACTGTTACCAAATCCATGCCCAAACAAACCTGATGGACCAATAGCTAGAAGGGATTGAATGCCTTGAAATCCACTGTTTAACGGATCTGCCCAAGGATCAAGAAATGCATATATTCGCTGCAATCGATAGGGTGCTGATGCGATTAAACCAACAATTCCCAGAACACCAATTACCCCAATACTAACAAAGAAGCGCATGGGCAAACCAGCAATAAATAAAAGAGAAAATCCACCTACTATTAATAAAAAAGCAGTTCCAAAATCAGGTTGCACTAAAATGATACCAGCTGGAACTAGACAAATAAGTAACGGTCCTACAAAGGACTTAGTCTGGAGCTTTGTCCCTTTTGCTAGAATACATGCCAAAAATCCTATGACTGAAATTTTCACGAATTCAGCAGGTTGCAAACTAAAACCAGCTATTTGAATCCAGCTCTGCGAACCATTTCGAACTACACCAAGACCTGGGATATAAACAGCAAACAATAAAATTATGGATAAAATATAAGCACTTAACCAAAATTTATGATTATTTATAAAATTGGCTTTCAAAATTATCCACGCACATAACATCCCTAAAGTCCCGTAAAAAAATTGTTTCCAGAAGAATGGTAGGCTATCTTCGTAATGGACTTTCCCCCAGTAGGAACCGGCAGAATAAACAAAACAATAACCAATAACGGTTAATAGTAAACTCGTAAACAGAAAAATATGTGTAGGTTTTTTCTGCAGTTTTGGCATCCTTTCATCTGGTATTTATATTATTTAATTTGAAAAACAGCTTTGATAAAATCGTTTCCTCGCAACTCGAAGTTTGCATACTGATCCCAACTCGCACAAGCAGGTGATAGTAAAATAATATCATTAGGTTCTGATATAGCTGTTGCCACCTTCACTGCTTGTTCTATATCATCTACTTTTTTCAAATAATCTACACCGCAGGATGCTGCAAATTCAACGAGACGACTACTTGTTTCTCCAAATGAAACTAAAGCTTTCACATGCTCCATATAAGGTCGCATTTCTTCAAATGAATGTCCTCGCTCTAAACCACCAGCTATTAAGATTACAGGCTGTTCAAATGCCGCTAGCGCACTTTTGGTTGCTAACGTGTTTGTTGCTTTTGAATCATTGTAGAATTTACGTTTCTTCCACTCACGTACGAATTGTGTACGATGTTTCACTCCTGTAAAGGACGTCAAGACATGCTGAATTGTTTCTTTTGGACAACCCATTAAAATAGAAGTCGCAACAGCAGTTAGTATATTTTCAAGATTATGCTCTCCAGGTAATGCAATCGATTTTCTCTCTAAATAAGGTTCACCCAGCCAATAAATAGTTGTGGCGTCTGCACTTATTCCTTCTGCTCTTCTACCTTTAGTTGTAAATGGCAAAAGTTTTGCCTTTGTGAGTTCTGCATATTTAACAACAGCAGGTTGATCGGCGTTATAAATAAATAAGTCTTCATTCGTCTGATTTTTAGTTACCGCAAATTTTGCATCCGCATAATTTTCAAACGTACCATGGTAATCCAAATGGGATTCATACAAATTAATTAGAATCGAAATTTTCGGTTGGAATTTATTAATTCCCATCAACTGAAATGATGAAAGTTCTGTTACAATCACGTGATCAGCTTGGGCATCTTCAGCAACTTTACAAGCAACTGTTCCTATATTCCCAGCAATTAAAGGTTTTTGACCACCTTGATTTAACATGTGGAATAGCAAAGTCGTAGTGGTTGTTTTACCATTCGAACCTGTTATCCCAATAAATGGAGCTTCACTAATCAAGTAAGCTAATTCCATTTCTGTCCATACAGGAATCCCCCGCAATATAGCATCACTAACAATAGGATTATTATAAGGAATACCTGGATTTTTAATTACATATTCAAATCCTTCGTCAAGTAAATCCTCTGGATGTCTTCCACAAATAACCGTAATGCCCTTACTTAATAAGTTCTGCGCGTCCGGACTTTCATCAAAGGGCTTTGCATCATTAACTGTAACAAATGCGCCTAATTTATGAAGCAGTTCTGCTGCCGCAACACCACTCTTTGCAAGTCCTAACACAAGTACTTTTTTTGATGTGAATTCAGAAATGTTATTCATTTATAATACCTCCAGCATAACTACGATAAAAGCTGCTAGGAAAGAAGTTGACCAAAAGACAACAACTATTTTCCATTCAGACCAACCTGACAATTCAAAATGATGATGGATAGGACTCATTTTGAAAATTCGTTTGCCTGTTGTTTTAAAGCTGATAACTTGTATGATAACCGATAACGTTTCGACAACAAAAACCACACCAATGATCACCAGCAACAGCTCTTGTTTAACTAAAATAGAACCCATTGCAAGGGCACCACCGAGAGCAAGTGAACCTGTATCACCCATAAATATTTTTGCCGGATTTGCATTAAATATTAGGAACCCAAGAAGTGCTCCTGTCACAGCAAAAGCAAATATAGCAATATCTTGTTGTTGATAGATTAAGGCTAAAACGCCTAATGTAGTAAATGCAATTGATGCTGTACCAGAAACAAGACCATCTAGACCATCCGTTAGATTCACAGCATTTGAAAATCCAACAAGCCAAAAAATCATAAAAGCAATATACGCTATCCCAAGATCAATCGACCAGTCAGTAAAAGGTACACTAACTGTCGTTTCAAATGGTCCTTGTATAAGTAACATAAAAGAAGCAATAGCTATCACAATTTGCCCGATTAATTTTTGTAGTGAAGTCAATCCTAAATTTCGTTTTAGGGCTACTTTAATAAAGTCATCTAAAAACCCAATAAGACCAAATCCAACAAACACTAAAACTAAAACAATCGTTTGTGTGGTTAACATTTCTAAATAAAAGGCAACTCCTAGTGTTGTTAAGACTATAGAGATAATAAAGACAAATCCACCCATAGTAGGAGTACCTGCTTTTTTCATATGAGATTGTGGACCTTCTTCGCGGATACTTTGACCAAATTTCATCCGTTTGATTACCTGAATAAAAAGTGGGGTTAAAAGAACCGTAAGTAAAAAGCCGATTCCTACAATCATAAATGTTGTTACGAGTGTCATGTGTAATCTCCTTAAAATAAACGATTGTATTCTTAATTTCTATTATTCACCTAAGTATAAATGAATTGTACCGTCTATAGACAGTAAACTTTCTGCTTTGGGTATTTGGGATACAATTTTTGTCCCTGTACCATGCCATTCAATTTTAAAGGGCTCTTCTATCATCACAATTTTGCTTTTCTCTTGCCCGACGAGTTCAGGAACTCTTCGTTCTATAGAATCTCCCCATCTATACTCTTTTTGGATTTGATCTTTGTTGTAATTAAATCCAATAAAAGGCGCGCTATCTTCAAGAATTTCCCCTACAATAGGTGCTGCAATAACTCCGCCAAATTGTACAATATGTTTTGGGTTGTCTATAGCTACATAAACGACTATTTCAGGGTCGTTAGCAGGCGCGAATCCAATAAACGATACAATGTACTGTCCTTCAACGTACCGACCATTAACAGCCTTCTGTGCGGTACCTGTTTTTCCGCCAATCCTCATTGTATCACGAAAAGCATTACGTCCTGAACCATTTGCCACAACAGATTCTAATGCTTCCCGAACTTTTTTTGATGTATCTTCTGATATAACTTGTCGTACTTTAGTTGGTTTATTTTCTTTTATTACTTCGTTCGTTTGTTCATTATAAATCCTTTTCACTACATATGGTTGAAACAAAGTTCCACCATTGACAGCTGCTGAAACGGCTTGAACTTGTTGAATTGGGGTCGTCGATATTCCTTGACCGAATGAGGTAGTCGCATGTTCAACTGGTCCATAGGCTTCTTCAGAGAACAAAATACCTGTGGACTCTCCAGCAATAGATGATCCTGTTTTTTGCCCAAAACCGAAATCACGTATATATTTCGACAGCTTCTCCCGACCAACA comes from the Paenisporosarcina antarctica genome and includes:
- the ftsA gene encoding cell division protein FtsA, translating into MNQTELYVSLDIGSSSVKVLIGEMANGTLNVIGVGNVKSNGIRKGAIVDIDATVQSIKKAIDQAERMIGMSINEVVLGIPANQAMLQHVKGVVAVNSENREITDEDLERVIDSAQVMSIPPERELVNLVPKQFIVDHLDEIKDPRGMIGIRLEMDGTMLTTSKTILHNVLRCVERAGLQIREIYMQPLASGYFALSEDEKNHGTAFIDIGGGSTTIGIFQDGHLTNISVLPVGGDHLTKDLSIVLKTPTEQAEKIKHQYGHAFYDDASDDELFEVPVIGADIKEQYSQRYISEIIGVRLEELFELVLEEFYRMGIQDLPGGVVITGGVAKLEGLSQLARHILQTRVRLYTPEYIGVREPGYATAVGLIRYAHKEDQFFNRLGGNALGQSKKAEQSTATPKKQKQSNPKDEDKESVMGKARKFIDKFFE
- the murD gene encoding UDP-N-acetylmuramoyl-L-alanine--D-glutamate ligase, yielding MNNISEFTSKKVLVLGLAKSGVAAAELLHKLGAFVTVNDAKPFDESPDAQNLLSKGITVICGRHPEDLLDEGFEYVIKNPGIPYNNPIVSDAILRGIPVWTEMELAYLISEAPFIGITGSNGKTTTTTLLFHMLNQGGQKPLIAGNIGTVACKVAEDAQADHVIVTELSSFQLMGINKFQPKISILINLYESHLDYHGTFENYADAKFAVTKNQTNEDLFIYNADQPAVVKYAELTKAKLLPFTTKGRRAEGISADATTIYWLGEPYLERKSIALPGEHNLENILTAVATSILMGCPKETIQHVLTSFTGVKHRTQFVREWKKRKFYNDSKATNTLATKSALAAFEQPVILIAGGLERGHSFEEMRPYMEHVKALVSFGETSSRLVEFAASCGVDYLKKVDDIEQAVKVATAISEPNDIILLSPACASWDQYANFELRGNDFIKAVFQIK
- a CDS encoding small basic family protein, coding for MWLPLLGLILGISLGLLTDIQIPSVYENYLSIAVLAALDTLFGGIRAQLQHVYDDKVFVSGFFFNIALAAGLAFLGVHLGVDLYLAAIFAFGVRLFQNIAVIRRILLTKWTERKGTID
- the ftsZ gene encoding cell division protein FtsZ: MLEFDTSLDQLAVIKVIGVGGGGNNAVNRMIEHGVKGVEFIAVNTDAQALNLSKSPVKLQIGAKLTRGLGAGANPEVGKKAAEESKEQIEEALRGADMVFVTAGMGGGTGTGAAPVIAQIAREIGALTVGVVTRPFTFEGRKRSTQAMTGITAMKEAIDTLIVIPNDRLLEIVDKNTPMLEAFREADNVLRQGVQGISDLIAVPGLINLDFADVKTIMSNKGSALMGIGISTGENRAAEAAKKAISSPLLETSIDGAKGVLMNITGGSNLSLFEVQEAADIVASASDEDVNMIFGSVINDNLKDEIIVTVIATGFNDVVPTPRPTRSSGFGAGRSQQAAPQQQQQAPTRESRREEAPSYQQPEPTRREQQTPQHEETLDIPTFLRNRQKRN
- the mraY gene encoding phospho-N-acetylmuramoyl-pentapeptide-transferase: MTLVTTFMIVGIGFLLTVLLTPLFIQVIKRMKFGQSIREEGPQSHMKKAGTPTMGGFVFIISIVLTTLGVAFYLEMLTTQTIVLVLVFVGFGLIGFLDDFIKVALKRNLGLTSLQKLIGQIVIAIASFMLLIQGPFETTVSVPFTDWSIDLGIAYIAFMIFWLVGFSNAVNLTDGLDGLVSGTASIAFTTLGVLALIYQQQDIAIFAFAVTGALLGFLIFNANPAKIFMGDTGSLALGGALAMGSILVKQELLLVIIGVVFVVETLSVIIQVISFKTTGKRIFKMSPIHHHFELSGWSEWKIVVVFWSTSFLAAFIVVMLEVL
- the ftsW gene encoding putative lipid II flippase FtsW codes for the protein MPKLQKKPTHIFLFTSLLLTVIGYCFVYSAGSYWGKVHYEDSLPFFWKQFFYGTLGMLCAWIILKANFINNHKFWLSAYILSIILLFAVYIPGLGVVRNGSQSWIQIAGFSLQPAEFVKISVIGFLACILAKGTKLQTKSFVGPLLICLVPAGIILVQPDFGTAFLLIVGGFSLLFIAGLPMRFFVSIGVIGVLGIVGLIASAPYRLQRIYAFLDPWADPLNSGFQGIQSLLAIGPSGLFGHGFGNSRQKFLYLPEPQNDFIFSIIVEEMGFFGALILISLFILFLYTGYRLAILAPTKVGFFAIAGLQSMIGFQIFLNIGVVVGLFPVTGVTLPFISYGGSSLLSTWLIVGLILRFSKDI
- a CDS encoding sigma-E processing peptidase SpoIIGA, whose translation is MYAEVLISINTLINFSLLSFSNKMGSFHQKSWRLWISAFLGGVSIVLFGGSFFSIVVTFIFMTTIAFGLNRSNWLLAAANILIGALFAGGLLTVIQPLLANASWYVFVVIAGSVLVFSLSGVKKNWFRINLTAIKDSYMGQVTISLFQKEFQLTSYSDTGNLCIEPLSGKPVHFISAEKMKSFIPLELWNYLHSFEGNSTEEFQDIPLPFRSQLRLIRLQTVQKQSTWAIGIKVDHIRLKTTTEHSLGPCYVVLTKNSTHFPHQSDVILHASTLFS
- a CDS encoding DUF881 domain-containing protein, with product MKLGVYARFTFILLIVGFMIAVQYNTVQKPESRDTRDIWEIRQELSTEKKLHSELLSKIRDINEMITKYDNLQSESPARALNDTLATLREKAGLTEVTGPGLELIIEPSLEAVAFGQSVTSISPDLLVRLLNEINRFNGHYVSIDGKRIIQSSPIRDINGETTVNSVNVQTPPFKILIGTDSSEDAEKLYNHLQSSMIMDDFFIDNLYLTIGEPQNQIKIPAFDQTFKNNYLKNTSEGD
- a CDS encoding DUF881 domain-containing protein; translated protein: MKKLQNKQTRSLVNKRIIFSLVCLVLGFILAYSYSLSSSKKLSGVSDSSKYFEKEESYREDLIHQKERNKELENELVTRQLEVREIEKSLSGSEEQYESLVGEAEDLRLLMGMLPATGEGVKVQLQDAEYNPASVNPNDYIVHESHVFQVLNELKISGAEAITINGQRLHANSYIKCNGPVITVDGQQFPAPFIIEAIGDPSVLVPSLQLTGGVLDQLVNDNIVVTIEKKSKVQMPAL
- a CDS encoding cell division protein FtsQ/DivIB, yielding MDKIIDIEDRIPTLRERRKKRTNRKFTLLLVIFLLTLLGLLYFQSPYSHVQKIVVIGADLASSDDYIEQSGIQNGQSMWEVRTSNSEKQLQKNEWIQDVRVKRSGFTSVTIVVKEWKKSAYIQSESGYDIVLENGSVFQSDQTIAPLDAPLLSDFENQKITMRMVKELAKVKGEVLSMISQIESTPSEVDPYRIRLFMNDGNEVRAVISSFADKMNYYPSIIAQIGKTEKGVIDIEVGSFFQTYLDVYNPQAKEEEIEETPE